The sequence below is a genomic window from Aureispira sp. CCB-E.
GCACCGGTTTTCAAGTCTAGCTCCTAATATTCTTCAATAAATAGCAAACAATTCTTACTTCAACAACTAGAAAGGAGCCATTTATTGATAATCTTACAACAACAACAACAAGTTATGAGTAATTACAAGTTTAATTCATTTGGTTTTAATTTTGACGAATTAGGAAAAGCTGTAGATGATTTTGTCAACAACATCAAGGTAAATGATATTTTTGGAACAGATTCAACCAAAACAATTCCACCCGTTAATTCACTAGAGTACCCTGATTATCTAGAGTTGCAAGTAGCAGCACCTGGACTTGCGAAAGAAGATTTTGACTTGCATATCGAAGAGGATATCTTGACTATTTCTGCCAACGCTATTGTCAAAAATGCGTCAGAAGAAATAAAAATT
It includes:
- a CDS encoding Hsp20/alpha crystallin family protein yields the protein MSNYKFNSFGFNFDELGKAVDDFVNNIKVNDIFGTDSTKTIPPVNSLEYPDYLELQVAAPGLAKEDFDLHIEEDILTISANAIVKNASEEIKIKRKEFNYSTFKRTFCLTDKFDYQNITAKYEAGVLLVTIPKKTEEEKSKIKVQVL